Proteins encoded within one genomic window of Hermetia illucens chromosome 2, iHerIll2.2.curated.20191125, whole genome shotgun sequence:
- the LOC119648910 gene encoding titin, with protein MGNQSTKHHLHTTGGGPKPKKFVHWKSAERPFPPGRPILIPLSDQQPDVIALKWNRPPSDGGSPIIGYIIEHRRTGSPHWVRATPGLVPKNEISISGLEPGWRYQFRVIAENVIGKSDPSELSDPLTVTLQRNAISVPRFIDELLDTTAVENDRIEMRVTFIGHPLPEINWFKDGFEIFSSRRTKILNDNDSSTLVIHQAAFTDEGEIKCTATNRAGHVVTKARLIIEAPPKIRLPRQYEDGLIFEAEEVVRLKVGVAGQPIPTVMWCHEGEKINAGERFEIETTDKNTSLKITNIKRADRGEYSVKATNKLGDDVAAFLVTVTSRPTPPGKVKLQMSFGRSATLNWEAPSDDGGCKIGNYIIEYFRIGWNVWLKAATTRKQTVTLHDLIEGSEYRFRVKAENPYGLSDPSAESDVLFIPDPSRGITKPQQISELSPNEKPVPPKRRNLSPLRNILGKKRDASPNRQPSPARNPNLLPDVFDSEDVKRDMSYGMSNDMLLTKDSKQNSTKKTNQLDIKAQPSRSPSPGRKSEGNSSPAQNNPSTLKPEGINQKVQNFFRLSPLSARKGKVTEETQTSPRNSPSRTTKPQVNTVQQVPTSPTSPSSPTNVQRDPPQIRFDTAPSPIAQRSNDPQPVPRNNGNSAKGKLGYSSPATRRFSEPEHQRIDVFDNTRSSPSPTMQVSYPKSTNFDQRHSLELASFEEEENVNVSPKPRLSLPNPRIEISKPISDFSMPTTPKDRNDVHTSSEFMLVLYPNKKSQEQSKQDSFELDLEESLAHPQLSLSSPDLGSDLQHLQFLQIRRSASSTELLYERAMARFYEAVELEEAEKAKRRRTSQDHISTQNNLTVRKRLGSMTEAERLSFERRSTLRGKLSGDVTQPLSLPGNIPTKWDSKECLNLSGQSTLNKRLGQNNNSSLETQDSEDLLFDENDIQNSSGSEYGEDYTESTASSDSIEKFKIELLARTQPPNPELETYHPGRMAVGEPLSPYRSPEPDQSSVVLMKPLPLPNPDFVPKPILKRPSIDNNIKESQENIPETPEPPSPQVEETKETKPKLRGFKSFFKREKASSDSNVAKTDKLSPKELSPKDSSSKESSPRQPSPQKLSPSHSFSERSPSPKYSTPKELSPAGSIPSPKQLSPKQLSPRELSPKEMSPKEMSPKKASKGWLSPKQLSPKSLSPKELSPTGERTTQDKINAFVHKQDEINQRINKQREDLLRRKLESTKSAEEETKVVVDHYSHIVREMGNFRKDKTPIYLRGNDFGKAGDDEERRPSIDLTETERPSDAALKHRMSIAERIQTAHVQEKSKHAMEQAKAITGESQDDNKPPDEPQPVPIEEKPVNRGRSTEVPKKFKKRGASGSRSRDTSALKIGEKPTTTAEATGTSKRTASRSRTRNMSKSPGALNRRPLKRDPTPEIRLPLYVPPPAIESRPQTPEEMSEEAQEKIRSTVSYVTDVGLFVVACWVYIFKDARLVIPILALMVYRQISEMIRDKVPNWVPRKKS; from the exons ATGGGAAATCAATCGACGAAGCATCATCTTCATACCACTGGCGGTGGaccgaaaccgaaaaaattCGTTCATTGGAAATCGGCAG AGCGACCCTTTCCTCCTGGTCGTCCAATTTTAATACCTCTTTCGGATCAACAACCGGACGTTATTGCTTTGAAATGGAATCGGCCACCATCAGACGGTGGATCACCGATCATAGGATACATAATTGAACATCGACGAACAGGATCACCCCATTGGGTACGTGCAACACCAGGTCTAGTCCCAAAGAATGAGATTTCAATAAGTGGACTTGAGCCCGGATGGCGCTATCAGTTCCGTGTGATTGCTGAAAATGTGATAGGAAAGTCTGATCCCAGTGAACTCTCCGATCCGCTTACAGTAACACTGCAAAGAAATGCAATTAGTGTTCCGAGGTTCattgatgaactcctggacacgACTGCTGTAGAGAACGACAGGATAGAGATGCGAGTAACTTTCATTGGTCATCCGCTGCCAGAGATAAATTGGTTTAAAGATGGCTTCGAAATTTTTAGTAGTAGACGAACGAAAATTCTGAATGATAACGACTCTAGTACATTGGTCATACACCAGGCTGCGTTTACGGATGAGGGTGAGATTAAGTGTACAGCAACGAACAGGGCAGGGCATGTGGTAACCAAGGCCCGATTAATTATTGAAGCTCCACCAAAGATTCGGTTACCACGCCAGTATGAAGATGGACTGATTTTCGAAGCTGAAGAAGTTGTCCGTCTCAAAGTAGGAGTTGCAGGCCAACCAATACCAACGGTGATGTGGTGTCATGAAGGAGAAAAAATAAATGCTGGGGAAagatttgaaattgaaactaCCGACAAGAATACATCCTTGAAGATAACCAATATTAAGCGGGCCGATCGAGGAGAATACAGTGTGAAAGCTACAAATAAGTTAGGAGACGATGTTGCAGCTTTTCTCGTTACTGTCACCTCTAGGCCAACTCCACCTGGAAAAGTTAAGTTACAAATGTCGTTTGGTCGATCTGCGACTTTGAACTGGGAGGCTCCTTCGGATGATGGTGGTTGTAAAATAGGAAATTATATCATTGAATATTTCCGAATAGGGTGGAATGTTTGGCTTAAAGCTGCCACAACGAGAAAGCAAACCGTCACTTTGCATGACTTGATCGAAGGCTCTGAATACAGGTTTCGTGTAAAAGCCGAAAATCCTTACGGTCTCAGCGATCCAAGTGCAGAGTCAGATGTTCTCTTCATACCTGATCCTTCACGTGGAATTACTAAACCGCAACAAATTTCAGAACTATCACCAAATGAAAAGCCGGTACCTCCAAAACGCAGGAATTTATCGCCTCTGCGAAACATTTTAGGAAAGAAACGAGACGCCTCTCCTAACAGACAACCGTCGCCAGCTCGCAACCCAAATTTGTTACCGGACGTTTTCGACAGTGAGGATGTGAAGCGAGATATGTCTTATGGTATGTCGAATGATATGTTGCTGACGAAGgattcaaaacaaaattcaactaAGAAGACTAATCAACTAGACATCAAGGCGCAACCTTCGCGGAGCCCAAGCCCAGGACGAAAATCTGAGGGTAATAGTAGCCCGGCCCAGAATAATCCTTCAACTCTGAAACCTGAAGGAATTAATCAGAAAGTCCAAAACTTTTTCCGTCTGAGTCCACTGTCTGCGAGGAAAGGAAAGGTGACTGAAGAGACTCAAACCAGTCCAAGAAATTCCCCTTCGAGGACTACAAAACCGCAAGTCAACACTGTTCAGCAAGTCCCTACTTCTCCAACTTCACCTTCCAGTCCTACTAACGTACAACGTGATCCCCCTCAAATACGTTTCGATACGGCTCCTAGTCCCATTGCACAACGTAGCAATGATCCACAACCTGTTCCTAGAAATAATGGCAACTCGGCAAAGGGGAAACTGGGATACTCCAGTCCAGCAACCCGACGATTTTCGGAGCCTGAACACCAACGGATTGACGTTTTTGATAATACGAGGTCAAGTCCAAGTCCTACTATGCAAGTTTCTTATCCAAAGTCTACTAATTTCGACCAGAGGCACAGTTTGGAATTAGCTAGTTTTGAAGAGGAAGAAAACGTCAATGTCTCTCCCAAGCCTCGGTTATCATTACCGAATCCCAGGATTGAAATAAGCAAACCTATTTCCGACTTCAGTATGCCGACAACACCAAAGGATAGGAATGACGTCCATACAAGCAGTGAATTCATGCTGGTTCTGTATCCTAATAAGAAGTCACAGGAACAATCGA AACAAGATTCCTTTGAACTGGACCTTGAAGAATCACTTGCACATCCTCAATTATCTCTGTCTTCACCAGACTTAGGATCCGATTTGCAGCATTTACAGTTTTTGCAGATACGTAGGTCTGCCAGTTCTACCGAACTCTTATATGAAAGAGCAATGGCCAGATTCTACGAAGCTGTCGAGTTGGAAGAAGCGGAAAAGGCTAAACGTCGCAGGACAAGTCAAGACCATATTTCAACTCAAAATAATTTGACTGTCAGAAAGCGACTTGGATCAATGACTGAGGCTGAGCGTCTTTCGTTTGAACGACGAAGTACATTACGCGGGAAACTTTCAGGGGATGTCACTCAACCCCTCAGCCTACCTGGCAACATACCAACTAAGTGGGATTCTAAGGAATGCCTGAATTTATCGGGTCAAAGTACATTGAATAAAAGGCTTGGCCAGAATAATAATAGCAGTTTGGAGACCCAGGACTCAGAGGATCTTCTGTTTGATGAAAACGATATTCAGAACTCTTCGGGCAGTGAATACGGTGAAGACTACACGGAAAGCACGGCTTCATCAGATTCTATTGAAAAGTTCAAAATTGAGCTACTTGCCCGAACTCAACCACCAAATCCTGAATTAGAGACTTACCATCCTGGGAGAATGGCGGTAGGAGAGCCGTTGTCTCCCTACCGATCACCTGAGCCGGACCAGTCGTCAGTAGTACTTATGAAGCCATTGCCTTTGCCAAATCCCGACTTTGTTCCGAAGCCAATATTGAAAAGACCATCAATTGATAACAACATCAAAGAGTCTCAAGAGAATATACCAGAGACGCCTGAACCACCTTCACCTCAAGTCGAAGAAACGAAAGAAACTAAACCCAAGTTACGAGGATTCAAGTCATTTTTCAAGCGAGAGAAGGCTTCGTCAGATAGTAATGTTGCGAAAACTGACAAGCTTAGTCCAAAAGAACTATCTCCGAAAGATTCATCATCAAAAGAATCTTCCCCGAGACAACCTTCACCACAAAAGTTATCCCCCAGCCATAGCTTCTCTGAAAGGTCTCCATCTCCTAAGTATAGTACACCCAAGGAACTGTCACCAGCAGGGTCTATACCGTCACCAAAACAATTATCCCCGAAGCAGCTTTCCCCAAGAGAGTTGTCTCCTAAGGAAATGTCACCGAAGGAAATGTCTCCGAAAAAAGCATCAAAGGGATGGTTGTCACCAAAGCAACTGTCGCCGAAGTCACTTTCGCCAAAGGAACTATCCCCAACCGGGGAAAGAACGACTCAAGATAAGATCAATGCATTTGTTCACAAACAGGACGAAATTAACCAGAGGATAAATAAGCAAAGGGAGGATCTTTTGCGGAGGAAACTAGAATCCACCAAAAGTGCTGAAGAGGAAACTAAGGTTGTGGTAGACCATTATAGTCACATTGTCCGAGAGATGGGAAACTTTAGAAAAGACAAAACTCCGATTTATTTGCGAGGTAATGATTTCGGCAAAGCTGGAGATGATGAGGAAAGGCGTCCTAGCATTGATCTCACGGAAACTGAAAGGCCTAGTGATGCTGCCTTGAAACATCGTATGTCAATTGCAGAACGGATACAAACTGCTCATGTGCAAGAGAAAAGCAAACATGCTATGGAACAAGCGAAAGCGATAACTGGTGAAAGTCAGGATGACAATAAGCCACCAGACGAGCCTCAGCCAGTACCAATTGAAGAAAAACCAGTGAATCGAGGGCGTTCCACTGAGGTgccgaaaaaattcaaaaagcgtGGGGCATCTGGATCAAGATCGCGAGATACTTCAGCACTGAAGATTGGGGAGAAACCCACCACTACCGCCGAGGCTACCGGAACTTCTAAGCGAACTGCATCCCGATCTAGGACAAGAAATATGTCGAAATCTCCAGGGGCTCTTAATAGACGTCCCTTGAAGCGTGATCCTACTCCCGAAATACGTCTTCCTTTATATGTTCCTCCTCCAGCAATTGAAAGTCGTCCTCAGACACCGGAAGAGATGTCGGAGGAAGCGCAGGAGAAGATCAGATCAACAGTGAGCTACGTAACAGATGTGGGACTTTTTGTGGTGGCATGCTGGGTGTATATATTCAAAGATGCAAGACTGGTTATCCCGATATTGGCGTTGATGGTTTATAGGCAAATTAGTGAAATGATACGAGACAAGGTGCCCAATTGGGTACCGCGGAAGAAGAGCTAG